In the Natrinema amylolyticum genome, one interval contains:
- a CDS encoding dihydrolipoyl dehydrogenase, whose product MEEYDIVVLGGGSGSQVATAAAEQGLKAAVVEPGPLGGACITRGCVPSKALIHRADVTGEVRGAEAFGVGAELKDIEYGEITASIHDTVYEKADNQESGLRDSEKVALYRGEGRFVDDRTIAIEPTDDSEEEETQEISGETVVIAVGGRPMVPPIDGIEDVDFLTSDDALFLAERPDELVIVGGGYIGAELGYFFGALGTEVSIVGRSDRLVPREDDDVSATVTESLEAYCDVYTGHEAAAVEPAADGGGEEGVVVTAEPSDDSDDEAVELTADELLLATGRRPNTDALELEETGIETDEKGYVETDETLETTVDGVWALGDVLGEQPFKHAADAEARVVTRNVLDDAGETIDYEAMPHAIFTEPRVASVGRTEGDLADADREYEAVTVPYGAAPMGMILEADDGFVKAIAGPDGKILGCHIVGPQAATLLHEVVVAMDGGGTVADVADPVHVHPALNEVVYAAFDELSGAAYSTAPDWRDVS is encoded by the coding sequence ATGGAGGAGTACGATATCGTCGTGCTCGGCGGCGGCTCGGGTAGCCAGGTCGCGACCGCGGCGGCAGAACAGGGCCTCAAGGCGGCGGTCGTCGAACCCGGACCCCTCGGCGGCGCGTGTATCACTCGCGGCTGCGTCCCCTCGAAGGCGCTCATCCACCGAGCGGACGTCACGGGAGAGGTGCGCGGGGCCGAGGCGTTCGGCGTCGGCGCGGAGTTGAAAGACATCGAGTACGGCGAGATCACGGCCTCGATTCACGACACCGTCTACGAGAAGGCCGACAATCAGGAGTCCGGCCTGCGGGACAGCGAGAAAGTCGCCCTCTACCGCGGCGAGGGTCGGTTCGTCGACGATCGGACGATCGCGATCGAGCCGACGGATGATTCGGAGGAGGAGGAAACGCAGGAGATCAGCGGCGAGACCGTCGTCATCGCCGTCGGGGGTCGACCGATGGTCCCGCCGATCGACGGCATCGAAGACGTCGACTTCCTCACGAGCGACGACGCGCTCTTCCTCGCGGAGCGGCCCGACGAACTCGTGATCGTCGGGGGCGGCTACATCGGGGCCGAACTGGGCTACTTCTTCGGCGCGCTGGGAACCGAGGTGTCGATCGTCGGCCGTAGCGATCGGCTCGTTCCGCGGGAGGACGACGACGTGAGCGCGACGGTGACCGAGTCGCTCGAGGCCTACTGCGACGTCTACACCGGCCACGAGGCTGCCGCGGTCGAGCCAGCGGCGGACGGAGGAGGCGAAGAAGGGGTCGTCGTGACCGCGGAACCGAGCGACGACAGCGACGACGAGGCGGTCGAGCTCACCGCCGACGAACTCCTGCTCGCGACCGGCCGGCGGCCCAACACGGACGCGCTCGAACTCGAGGAGACGGGTATCGAGACCGACGAGAAGGGGTACGTCGAGACCGACGAGACCCTCGAGACGACCGTCGACGGCGTCTGGGCGCTGGGCGACGTCCTCGGCGAGCAGCCGTTCAAGCACGCGGCCGACGCCGAGGCGCGGGTCGTGACCCGGAACGTCCTGGACGACGCCGGCGAGACGATCGACTACGAGGCGATGCCTCACGCGATTTTCACCGAACCGCGGGTCGCCAGCGTCGGCCGGACGGAGGGCGACCTCGCGGACGCGGACCGCGAGTACGAGGCCGTCACCGTCCCCTACGGCGCCGCGCCGATGGGGATGATCCTCGAGGCCGACGACGGGTTCGTGAAGGCGATCGCCGGGCCGGACGGCAAGATCCTGGGCTGTCACATCGTCGGCCCGCAGGCCGCGACGCTGCTCCACGAGGTCGTCGTCGCGATGGACGGCGGCGGCACCGTCGCGGACGTCGCCGACCCGGTCCACGTCCATCCCGCGCTGAACGAGGTGGTCTACGCGGCGTTCGACGAGCTCTCGGGGGCGGCGTACTCGACGGCACCGGACTGGCGAGACGTCTCGTGA
- a CDS encoding type II toxin-antitoxin system HicB family antitoxin: MSSDADVDPSEYEGLEDADVTMRVNDHGLHIADDEETGVSSQGQTPEEALANLAEAVETYREATSEEAADDWL; this comes from the coding sequence ATGAGTTCCGACGCAGACGTCGATCCCTCGGAGTACGAGGGACTCGAGGACGCGGACGTGACCATGCGAGTCAACGACCACGGCCTCCACATCGCCGACGACGAGGAAACGGGCGTCTCGAGTCAGGGACAGACGCCGGAAGAGGCCCTCGCGAACCTCGCGGAGGCGGTCGAGACCTACCGGGAAGCCACGTCGGAGGAGGCGGCCGACGACTGGCTCTAG
- a CDS encoding potassium channel family protein produces the protein MEDKSGDEVGNGDGADADEGAGSDVDGGTVEESDGRLPAEAGASVDSSVLHLSPAEREARGITDEEVCETFRAVLVRGTAAQKDLSGVTLPELSLDRTALESVDRHPVDLSGATIEGLSLTHARVTLPFVLDGATIGSLRLTEAHVEASISCSNVIITGETDLFEARFDDDVTFDGTTFEGPVDCDEATFRDDVRFDGTTFDDEVTFRAAECHGDSNYLEDNTTFSGATFRAGVTFRETEFGFSTFDGITCDEPAVFQAATFTGDAEFRGAEFGADADFDEVRFEGDVAFDDVAFRGRADFRGASFAGGARTLVDDASFAGTTFHGDVTFHHASFRYVTFAAVEFRGEAHFESATFDGDADFPDVTFAREVDFDETRFREDADFSGVAFDGRCVFRGCEFVGGANHLKDDVSFEGARFADDVDFHDAEISSANFRETAFGGTVDFSRCVVSERIDLEARGIDDDAFVDFTRGKIRSGRIVQPAEGWVRYDLTLASVGDVDLAAERTRDHRQLLDYFRFCRTEFDEFDGHTFDFSGHREYLDRNDWTVHAFDEPSTDAFDPDYALEMTPEVVETTYLKAKQSASEIGDMKTAGEFRVKRQRYSRHKSLEAVRDPDAGVVTRAKNLGRAAENFFLGITCGHGMRPMRIGIAFAIAPVFFAIPYAFGGPLFETDATGFYNNLYFSYISYTTIGYGNIAPVGPLARFLAGSEAYLSTILAALLVYALVKRSEL, from the coding sequence ATGGAAGATAAATCAGGGGACGAGGTCGGGAACGGTGACGGGGCCGACGCCGACGAGGGTGCCGGCTCCGACGTCGACGGCGGGACGGTCGAGGAGTCGGACGGCCGTCTCCCAGCGGAAGCCGGCGCATCCGTCGACTCCTCGGTACTGCACCTCTCGCCCGCCGAGCGGGAGGCGCGGGGGATCACCGACGAGGAAGTCTGCGAAACGTTTCGTGCGGTGCTCGTTCGCGGGACCGCGGCCCAGAAGGACCTCAGCGGCGTCACGCTGCCCGAACTATCATTGGATCGGACCGCCCTCGAGAGCGTCGATCGCCACCCGGTCGATCTCAGCGGGGCGACCATCGAGGGGCTCTCGCTGACGCACGCGCGGGTGACGCTGCCGTTTGTGCTCGACGGTGCCACCATCGGGTCGCTCCGGTTGACGGAGGCCCACGTCGAAGCATCGATTTCGTGTTCGAACGTGATCATTACCGGCGAAACGGATCTCTTCGAGGCGCGGTTCGACGACGACGTCACGTTCGACGGGACGACCTTCGAGGGACCGGTCGACTGCGACGAGGCGACCTTCCGCGACGACGTTCGCTTCGACGGGACGACGTTCGACGACGAGGTGACGTTTCGGGCGGCGGAGTGTCACGGCGATTCGAACTACCTCGAGGACAACACGACGTTTTCGGGGGCGACCTTTCGCGCCGGCGTGACCTTCCGCGAGACGGAGTTCGGGTTCTCGACGTTCGACGGGATCACCTGCGACGAGCCGGCGGTCTTCCAGGCGGCGACGTTCACCGGCGACGCGGAGTTTCGCGGCGCCGAGTTCGGTGCGGACGCGGACTTCGACGAGGTCCGGTTCGAGGGGGACGTCGCGTTCGACGACGTCGCGTTTCGGGGCCGAGCGGACTTCCGCGGCGCGTCGTTCGCCGGTGGTGCGCGGACGCTGGTCGACGATGCGAGTTTCGCCGGAACGACGTTCCACGGGGACGTCACGTTCCATCACGCCTCGTTTCGCTACGTGACGTTCGCCGCCGTCGAGTTCCGCGGCGAAGCACACTTCGAGTCGGCGACCTTCGACGGCGACGCCGACTTTCCCGACGTCACGTTCGCGCGGGAAGTCGACTTCGACGAGACGCGGTTTCGCGAGGACGCCGACTTCTCGGGCGTCGCGTTCGACGGCCGGTGCGTGTTTCGCGGCTGCGAGTTCGTCGGCGGCGCGAACCACCTCAAGGACGACGTCTCCTTCGAAGGGGCCCGGTTCGCCGACGACGTCGACTTCCACGACGCCGAAATTTCGTCGGCGAACTTCCGGGAGACGGCGTTCGGCGGCACGGTCGATTTCAGCCGATGTGTCGTCTCCGAACGGATCGACCTCGAGGCGCGGGGGATCGACGACGACGCGTTCGTCGATTTCACCCGCGGGAAGATCCGTAGCGGCCGGATCGTCCAGCCCGCCGAGGGGTGGGTGCGGTACGACCTGACGCTCGCGAGCGTCGGCGACGTCGACCTCGCGGCCGAGCGGACGCGCGATCACCGCCAGCTCCTCGATTACTTTCGGTTCTGTCGGACGGAGTTCGACGAGTTCGACGGCCACACCTTCGATTTCAGCGGCCACCGCGAGTACCTCGACCGGAACGACTGGACGGTCCACGCCTTCGACGAGCCGTCGACGGACGCGTTCGACCCCGACTACGCCCTCGAGATGACGCCGGAGGTCGTCGAGACGACGTATCTGAAGGCCAAACAGAGCGCGAGCGAGATCGGCGACATGAAGACCGCCGGCGAGTTCCGCGTCAAGCGCCAGCGGTACAGCCGGCACAAGAGCCTCGAGGCCGTCCGCGATCCGGACGCAGGCGTCGTGACGCGGGCGAAGAACCTCGGTCGCGCCGCGGAGAACTTCTTCCTCGGAATCACCTGCGGCCACGGCATGCGACCGATGCGGATCGGCATCGCGTTCGCCATCGCACCGGTGTTCTTCGCGATCCCGTACGCGTTCGGCGGGCCGCTGTTCGAAACGGATGCGACGGGCTTCTACAACAACCTCTACTTCAGCTACATCAGTTACACGACGATCGGCTACGGCAATATCGCCCCCGTGGGACCGCTCGCCCGCTTTCTCGCCGGCTCCGAGGCGTACCTCAGTACGATCCTCGCCGCCCTGCTCGTCTACGCGCTGGTCAAACGCTCCGAGCTGTGA
- a CDS encoding DUF2617 family protein, with the protein MSRETLQFVHTDRPPATDGVRVFDSLTRPFLGTEFTFRIIGSSHYVSAPEYGFHELSTCDPAPVASREGTAIPLETGRPSRRLAFETDALRCVTRIEHRPLSAFPRDRYLSRPGSFDLAYAFDGDPDAVTTIEIDADGYETYHTYPEFDLALYTRTVFATHRDASSADASDARAAETPAPSDTI; encoded by the coding sequence ATGTCCCGAGAGACCCTCCAATTCGTTCACACCGACCGCCCGCCGGCGACCGACGGCGTCCGCGTGTTCGACTCGCTCACGCGGCCGTTCCTGGGGACCGAGTTCACGTTTCGAATCATCGGCAGCTCACACTACGTCAGCGCGCCCGAGTACGGGTTTCACGAGCTCTCGACCTGTGATCCCGCCCCGGTAGCGAGTCGCGAGGGGACGGCGATTCCGCTCGAGACGGGTCGCCCGTCCCGCCGACTCGCCTTCGAAACCGACGCCCTCCGGTGCGTGACGCGGATCGAACATCGACCCCTCTCGGCGTTCCCCCGCGACCGGTACCTGTCTCGACCGGGATCGTTCGATCTCGCGTACGCGTTCGACGGGGACCCCGACGCCGTCACGACGATCGAAATCGACGCGGACGGCTACGAGACCTATCACACCTATCCCGAGTTCGATCTCGCCCTGTACACGCGGACCGTCTTCGCGACCCATCGCGACGCCTCGAGTGCCGACGCGTCGGATGCTCGCGCGGCGGAGACGCCCGCACCGTCGGACACGATTTGA
- a CDS encoding spermidine synthase, producing the protein MTVPGARVDPDRAVEAVAERFESENSVHMSDETSTDSADGGRLDTTEGTETGGSGSVLTDRRVALAATFVVAFCSIAYELVYSELLTVFFGGTVLRYSITIGLYMFSLGIGSVLSAQLGETESNFLRTEIYLAIAGPAGAMAIVAINSLPELTFAGKEPLVLALSHVPILVVGVLSGFEVPLLTDLVEDREDTIFASLGRLYPRRIVRGVLGLFFAVGEPDERSFSEVLGVDYLGSLAGTVVYALLLYPRFGLVVSVFALGLLNALAALAFAAWTFSGAARVLSRPTAGRWRAVLVVGLLLTGTYAGLVGQPAAVDRAVTTTYLERNIEGEYREGAADVEALSYETTPYQTVLTYERDLEGHARTEQCLHLDRAIQFCDTWVDSYHSGLVDVPMTTFDDPSSLNVLLVGGGDYIAVDHLRQYNASVDQVDIDGEFLEMARERKFFRQHNNDAYEYDRLNTTNEDAVTYLRETDETYDLVLLDVPGARSDETLSLYSTEFYGQVRDHLADDGLVVSWVYTRSGHPAHNKAYTTTVRDAGFDRYLPYYVYDDLDGDGGLEPGERFYVLSDGPTPTPDLERAESDYVRDHAETFDEWRWRSLPVYEDVEPNSILRPNYDIIVD; encoded by the coding sequence ATGACGGTCCCCGGCGCTCGAGTCGATCCGGATCGAGCAGTCGAGGCCGTCGCCGAACGATTCGAGTCCGAGAATTCAGTTCACATGTCCGACGAGACATCGACCGATAGCGCCGACGGGGGCCGACTCGACACGACCGAGGGGACGGAGACCGGCGGGTCCGGTTCGGTCCTCACCGATCGACGGGTCGCGCTGGCGGCGACGTTCGTCGTCGCGTTCTGTTCGATCGCGTACGAACTCGTCTACTCGGAGCTTCTCACGGTGTTTTTCGGCGGAACCGTCCTCCGGTACTCGATCACGATCGGACTCTATATGTTCTCGCTCGGGATCGGCTCGGTGCTCTCCGCACAGCTCGGCGAGACGGAGTCGAACTTCCTCCGGACCGAGATCTATCTCGCGATCGCGGGCCCCGCGGGAGCGATGGCCATCGTCGCGATCAACTCCCTCCCGGAACTCACATTCGCCGGGAAGGAGCCGCTGGTCCTCGCGCTCTCACACGTCCCGATCCTCGTCGTCGGCGTGCTGTCCGGGTTCGAAGTCCCGCTCCTGACCGATCTCGTCGAGGACCGCGAGGACACGATCTTCGCGTCGCTGGGTCGGCTGTATCCGCGACGGATCGTCCGCGGCGTCCTCGGCCTCTTCTTCGCCGTCGGCGAGCCCGACGAGCGGTCCTTCTCCGAGGTGCTCGGCGTCGATTACCTCGGGAGTCTGGCGGGGACGGTCGTCTACGCGCTCCTGTTGTACCCCCGGTTCGGACTCGTCGTGTCCGTGTTCGCGCTGGGGCTGTTGAACGCCCTCGCCGCGCTGGCCTTCGCCGCCTGGACGTTCTCGGGCGCCGCTCGAGTGCTCTCGCGGCCGACCGCGGGGCGATGGCGCGCCGTCCTCGTCGTCGGCCTCCTCCTGACCGGCACCTACGCTGGCCTCGTCGGCCAGCCCGCCGCCGTCGACCGCGCGGTGACGACGACCTACCTCGAGCGAAACATCGAGGGCGAGTACCGCGAGGGAGCGGCCGACGTCGAGGCGCTCAGCTACGAGACGACGCCCTATCAGACGGTGCTCACCTACGAGCGCGACCTCGAGGGCCACGCCCGGACGGAGCAGTGTCTCCACCTCGATCGGGCGATACAGTTCTGTGATACCTGGGTGGATTCCTATCACAGCGGGCTCGTCGACGTCCCGATGACGACGTTCGACGATCCGTCCTCGCTGAACGTCCTGCTCGTCGGCGGCGGCGATTACATCGCCGTCGACCACCTCCGCCAGTACAACGCCTCGGTCGATCAGGTCGATATCGATGGCGAGTTCCTCGAGATGGCCCGGGAGCGAAAGTTCTTCCGGCAGCACAACAACGACGCCTACGAGTACGACCGGCTGAATACGACGAATGAGGACGCCGTCACCTACCTGCGAGAGACCGACGAGACGTACGACCTCGTCCTGCTCGACGTCCCCGGTGCGCGAAGCGACGAGACGCTGTCGCTGTACTCGACGGAGTTCTACGGCCAGGTCCGCGACCACCTGGCCGACGACGGCCTCGTCGTCTCCTGGGTCTATACGAGGAGCGGCCACCCGGCGCACAACAAGGCCTACACCACCACCGTCAGAGACGCCGGGTTCGACCGCTACCTTCCCTACTACGTGTACGACGACCTCGACGGCGACGGGGGACTCGAGCCCGGCGAGCGCTTCTACGTGCTCTCGGACGGCCCGACGCCGACCCCTGACCTCGAGCGCGCCGAGAGCGATTATGTCCGCGACCACGCCGAAACGTTCGACGAGTGGCGTTGGCGGTCGCTTCCCGTCTACGAGGACGTCGAGCCGAACAGCATCCTGCGGCCGAACTACGACATCATCGTCGACTGA
- a CDS encoding signal recognition particle protein Srp54 has product MVLDDLGTSLRGTLDKLRGKSRLSEEDIEEIVKEIQRSLLSADVDVSLVMELSDNIEERALEEEPPAGTPARDFVLRIVYEELVDLIGDSTELPLEEQTILLAGLQGSGKTTSAAKMAWWFSTKGLRPAVIQTDTFRPGAYDQAEEMAERAEVDFYGDPDSEDPVEIAREGLEETSDADVHIVDTAGRHALEDDLIDEIEQIEDVADPDTSLLVLDAAIGQGAKEQAQQFDESIGIDGVVITKLDGTAKGGGALTAVDQTDSSIAFLGTGEEVQDIERFEPDGFISRLLGMGDLSQLAERVERAMQQTDVEEDDWDPEDMLQGQFTLNDMQKQMEAMNNMGPLDQVMDMIPGLGGGIKDQLPEDAMDVTQERMRTFTVIMDSMTEKEKEYPKAIGASQIERIARGSGTDEEQVRELLQQYKMMERTMKQFQGMGSEQEMQRMMKQMQQGGGGGGGGMGGMGPFG; this is encoded by the coding sequence ATGGTACTCGACGATCTCGGGACGTCTCTGCGGGGGACCTTGGACAAACTCCGCGGGAAGTCGCGACTCAGCGAGGAAGACATCGAGGAGATCGTCAAGGAGATCCAGCGATCGCTGCTCTCCGCCGACGTCGACGTCTCGCTCGTGATGGAGCTGTCGGACAACATCGAGGAGCGCGCTCTGGAGGAGGAACCGCCCGCCGGCACGCCCGCGCGGGACTTCGTCCTCCGGATCGTCTACGAGGAGCTGGTCGATCTCATCGGCGACTCGACCGAACTCCCCCTCGAGGAGCAGACGATCCTGCTCGCGGGACTGCAAGGGTCGGGGAAGACCACGTCCGCCGCGAAGATGGCCTGGTGGTTCTCCACGAAGGGGCTCCGACCGGCCGTCATCCAGACGGACACCTTCCGGCCGGGCGCGTACGACCAGGCCGAGGAGATGGCCGAGCGCGCGGAGGTCGACTTCTACGGTGATCCCGACAGCGAGGATCCCGTCGAAATCGCCCGCGAGGGCCTCGAGGAGACCAGCGACGCCGACGTTCACATCGTGGACACGGCGGGTCGCCACGCCTTAGAGGACGACCTGATCGACGAGATCGAGCAGATCGAGGATGTCGCGGATCCCGACACGTCGTTGCTCGTTCTCGACGCTGCGATCGGGCAGGGCGCGAAGGAGCAGGCCCAGCAGTTCGACGAGTCGATCGGGATCGACGGCGTCGTCATCACGAAACTCGACGGGACGGCGAAGGGTGGCGGTGCGCTGACCGCGGTCGACCAGACCGACTCCTCGATCGCCTTCCTCGGGACCGGTGAGGAGGTCCAGGACATCGAGCGCTTCGAGCCCGACGGCTTCATCTCGCGGCTGCTCGGCATGGGCGATCTCAGCCAACTCGCCGAGCGCGTCGAGCGGGCGATGCAACAGACCGACGTTGAGGAGGACGACTGGGATCCCGAGGACATGCTGCAGGGCCAGTTCACCCTGAACGACATGCAAAAGCAGATGGAGGCGATGAACAACATGGGGCCGCTCGATCAGGTGATGGACATGATCCCCGGGCTCGGCGGCGGGATCAAGGATCAGCTCCCCGAGGACGCGATGGACGTCACCCAGGAGCGGATGCGGACCTTCACGGTCATCATGGACTCGATGACCGAGAAGGAAAAGGAGTACCCCAAAGCCATCGGCGCGAGCCAGATCGAGCGCATCGCCCGCGGGTCGGGGACCGACGAGGAACAGGTCCGGGAACTGCTCCAGCAGTATAAGATGATGGAGCGTACGATGAAGCAGTTCCAGGGCATGGGCTCCGAACAGGAGATGCAGCGCATGATGAAGCAGATGCAACAGGGCGGCGGTGGCGGTGGCGGCGGAATGGGCGGCATGGGGCCGTTCGGATAA
- a CDS encoding CBS domain-containing protein — protein MHDTIPVAEIMIEDVVTVSPDATATEAATLLRDERVSSVVVVRDGEPVGIVTEGDFVAHLCDRTDLGRLEVRELMSTPLTTIESTASIVDAVELCRSADVEHLPVVSSDDTDDTADLSGIVTTIELSYYVPQLAHRAAESRERPPRRQVRTDTLYERDDWEFEYRGEDETTVSVGDVARFAKTISEDDVEAFAEVTGDTNRVHLDAAYAAETRFGERIVHGVLANGLISAALARLPGLTIYLSQESSFRAPLSIGEHATAVCEIAEDLGRAKYRIETTVTDGDGTVVLEGDAVVLVDDLPPMAAREGDATPAR, from the coding sequence ATGCACGACACGATACCCGTCGCCGAGATCATGATCGAAGACGTTGTCACCGTCTCGCCCGACGCGACCGCGACCGAGGCGGCGACACTGCTGCGCGACGAGCGCGTCAGTTCGGTGGTCGTCGTCCGGGACGGCGAACCGGTCGGTATCGTCACCGAGGGTGACTTCGTCGCACACCTCTGTGACCGGACGGACCTCGGCCGTCTCGAGGTGCGCGAGCTCATGTCGACACCGCTGACGACGATCGAATCGACCGCCTCGATCGTCGACGCCGTCGAACTCTGTCGTTCCGCGGACGTCGAACACCTGCCGGTCGTCTCGAGTGATGATACTGACGACACCGCCGACCTCTCGGGCATCGTCACGACGATCGAACTCTCTTACTACGTGCCCCAACTCGCTCACCGCGCCGCGGAGTCGCGCGAACGGCCGCCTCGCAGGCAGGTGCGGACCGATACCCTCTACGAGCGCGACGACTGGGAGTTCGAGTATCGCGGCGAGGACGAGACGACCGTCTCGGTGGGCGACGTCGCCCGATTCGCGAAGACGATCTCCGAAGACGACGTCGAGGCCTTCGCCGAAGTGACGGGCGACACCAACCGCGTCCACCTCGACGCGGCCTACGCCGCCGAGACCCGCTTCGGCGAGCGAATCGTCCACGGCGTCCTCGCGAACGGGCTGATCAGCGCGGCCCTCGCTCGGCTACCAGGGCTGACGATCTACCTCTCACAGGAGAGTAGCTTCCGCGCACCGCTCTCGATCGGCGAGCACGCGACCGCCGTCTGCGAGATCGCCGAGGACCTCGGTCGCGCGAAGTACCGGATCGAGACGACCGTGACCGACGGTGACGGGACCGTCGTGCTCGAGGGCGACGCGGTGGTGCTCGTCGACGACCTCCCGCCGATGGCGGCCCGCGAGGGCGACGCGACGCCGGCCCGGTAG
- a CDS encoding VOC family protein encodes MTELEFITFACTNPDRVASFWEGALDGERRSLPEPLEAEIVDRPGEGPDLLFKNQPSGPKRDLPIHLDLSTADREATVDRLRELGASVRETKTETYETHTATWTVLEDPEGTGFCVSEYRE; translated from the coding sequence ATGACTGAGTTAGAATTTATTACCTTCGCTTGTACGAACCCCGACCGGGTGGCGTCGTTCTGGGAGGGAGCGCTCGACGGCGAGCGGCGATCGCTTCCGGAACCGCTCGAGGCGGAAATCGTCGATCGACCCGGCGAGGGCCCGGACCTCTTGTTCAAGAACCAGCCGTCGGGACCGAAACGGGACCTTCCGATTCACCTCGACCTGTCGACGGCGGACCGGGAGGCGACCGTCGACCGGCTCCGCGAGCTCGGGGCGTCCGTCCGCGAGACGAAGACCGAAACCTACGAGACGCACACGGCGACCTGGACGGTGCTGGAAGATCCCGAGGGTACCGGGTTCTGCGTGAGCGAGTATCGGGAATAG
- a CDS encoding RNA-binding domain-containing protein, whose product MSEIYRVDVEITAPVYDTEVTSRVLDAVANIFPNADIEEEFGEIRAEAHALDHFSELLHRQEILDTARGEFFANREGDTFSFALKKQAAFEDYVNFSVGKPDELGEISVRVRVEEPSLEEYVDHIAPPTEDGRPVDA is encoded by the coding sequence ATGAGCGAGATCTACCGCGTCGACGTCGAGATCACGGCACCGGTCTACGACACCGAGGTCACGAGTCGCGTGCTCGACGCCGTGGCCAACATCTTTCCCAACGCGGACATCGAGGAGGAGTTCGGCGAGATCAGGGCCGAGGCCCACGCGCTCGATCACTTCTCGGAGTTGCTCCACCGCCAAGAGATCCTCGACACCGCCCGCGGCGAGTTCTTCGCCAATCGCGAGGGCGACACCTTCTCGTTCGCGCTCAAAAAACAGGCGGCCTTCGAGGACTACGTCAACTTCTCGGTGGGCAAACCGGACGAACTCGGCGAGATCAGCGTCCGCGTCCGCGTCGAGGAACCGAGCCTCGAGGAGTACGTCGATCACATCGCGCCGCCGACCGAAGACGGCCGACCGGTCGACGCCTGA
- a CDS encoding AAA family ATPase, translating into MHVIGTVGLPGSGKGEAATVAREDGIPVVTMGDVVRQETADRGLDPAKDHGTVAQALREENGPTAIAERSLPMIEDRLETHETVLVDGIRSGVEVDVFEEEFGDAFTLVSIEAPFAVRAERIDERGRDASEADGGEGLAARDERERGFGMDDAMDRADVVVENTDSLEAFHEEIRSIIRDGTDGRKRAEAESEP; encoded by the coding sequence ATGCACGTCATCGGAACGGTGGGACTCCCCGGGAGCGGCAAGGGCGAGGCCGCCACCGTCGCACGCGAGGACGGGATCCCGGTGGTGACGATGGGCGACGTCGTCCGCCAGGAGACAGCCGACCGCGGGCTCGACCCCGCGAAGGATCACGGGACGGTCGCGCAGGCGCTGCGCGAGGAGAACGGCCCGACGGCGATCGCCGAGCGGTCGCTGCCGATGATCGAGGATCGCCTCGAGACCCACGAGACGGTGCTGGTCGACGGCATCCGATCCGGCGTCGAGGTCGACGTCTTCGAGGAGGAGTTCGGCGACGCGTTCACGCTGGTCAGTATCGAGGCCCCCTTCGCGGTCCGGGCCGAGCGGATCGACGAGCGCGGTCGGGACGCGAGCGAGGCCGACGGCGGCGAGGGGCTCGCGGCGCGCGACGAGCGCGAACGCGGCTTCGGGATGGACGATGCCATGGACCGAGCGGACGTCGTCGTCGAGAACACCGACTCGCTCGAGGCGTTCCACGAGGAGATCCGGTCGATCATCCGGGACGGAACCGACGGACGGAAACGCGCGGAAGCGGAATCCGAACCATGA
- a CDS encoding type II toxin-antitoxin system VapC family toxin → MKLFLDTNIIVAAVTKDTNRSEIAVQALNEFDETYTSVLNLMELRTVLTKKKAFERDRVEQIEQRISSRTTVTFPDASDMVAANQLQDDTLLYPMDALVLAAANAIDATLVSFDAELREHGAKHPQDLI, encoded by the coding sequence ATGAAGCTCTTTCTCGATACAAATATTATAGTCGCCGCGGTCACCAAGGATACTAACCGATCCGAAATCGCCGTTCAGGCACTCAATGAGTTCGATGAGACGTATACCTCCGTACTGAATCTCATGGAGCTTCGAACTGTTTTGACCAAAAAGAAGGCATTCGAACGGGATCGCGTCGAACAGATCGAACAGCGCATCAGCTCCCGAACCACCGTTACATTCCCAGATGCCTCCGATATGGTCGCGGCAAATCAACTGCAGGATGACACGCTCCTCTATCCGATGGACGCCCTCGTACTCGCAGCTGCTAATGCAATCGATGCAACTCTCGTCTCTTTCGACGCTGAGTTGCGAGAGCATGGCGCGAAGCACCCACAAGATCTCATTTAG